GTGATTGTTTTACTAGAGTTTAGTAAGCTGAGCGATGCATAAACAGAGTTATTTTTATAACGCACattgttgaagaaaaaaaaaagtcacACTGCGAGATTATAATGAGTTTTACGGTATATTTTACACAGATTTCTACTAATTTGCATTGTCTCCCACCGAGTCACAAAAAAACCCATTCAATATAAAAAACATGCATTGGAAAACAATTATTATCTCCACTAAATGATGTCCGACAGGATAGAAATTCTGGTCGTTAAAGTTATTATTCGGCATACCTTCACTGACAGAATAAATACATGTACTGGTAAAGAAGTACCTGGAGGTTTGACAGTGGCAAATACTTCCACCTCACACAGAGTGAGAATCTTGTTCTGTCCAGGGATCACCACAACAACATAGCGACCCTCCATCTCATTACACTGGAAGGTGTTGGTCTCTCCTGCTGGGATGTGGGAGATGACAACacatctgaaagagagagagggggggagagagaaggggggatgggagacacagaaagagagaggggtgagaaaaTATGATAGGGGTAGAGAGAAAATTGAATTGAGTGAGGGAgtggggatacagagagagagggggtgcgGGAGAGAGCGTGAGGGAGTgtgggattgagagagagagtgggggtggTTGGACAGTAAGAGGGGGAGTGGGGGGACATAGAGAgttgagggggaggggggatagaagggggtgggggtgagagagagagagagagagagagagagagagagagagagagagagagagagagagagagagaagggggtgagaTAAGGGGAGAGCAAGGGGgatgggtgaacagagagagaagggggtggggttagagagagacggggatgtgggggatagagagaacggggggtaagagggggagaaagagagatggggtgggggagagagaggggggtgagggggagagtgagaaggGGATGGTGGAGAGAGCAAAGGACATTATTATTTTTACAGAGATTGGGTGGGGGGAcaaagagagggggtgagagatggagagagaggggtttggggagagagaaggggtggggaagagagcgagagacatgATTATTGTATTACAGTACAGAATTACAGTACAATGTTGTTTATTCTATTTCACTACTCACCTGGGGTTGTTGATGCCGTTGTTCTCCAGAGAGTTACTGATGCGGATCTCAGCATCATCAAGCCTCTCAGGAACTTCATCTCCTCTGTTGGTGATGCTGACAGCTGTCACTCTGTACACATCCAGCAGGTCCACTCTCCACCATGGGTTGGTCTCCTGTGTAGTGTGGGTGCAGGATCCTAGAGGATAGTTTGATTCTCTGTTCCCATCAACGGCATTGTGAGCATTGCCATAGCCATTAAGTGACGACTGGCTGGCCACTCCTTTCAACGCTACATTTACTAGAGGGACAGAGAAAAAATGTTTTAATACAGAaattacatttgacatgtttAGAAGATGGGGGGGTAGTAGTGATAGGAGGGGGAGGGAAAAGGGGTGGATGGGTCTGAAATAAGAGTTCAAGAATTCACAGTTATTATTACAATCTCTATACAAGACATAAATACAacatttgtcacgttcctgacctgttttccttgtttttgtatgtgtttagttggtcagggcgtgggcattctatgttaattgtttctatgttgggttaaatgtgttgcctgatatggttctcaattaggggcaggtgtttgacgtttcctctgattgagaaccatatttaggtaggctgttctcactgtttgtttgtgggtgattgttcctgtgtctgttgcaccacacgggactgtttcgtttgttcgttcgtttggctagtcttacctgttcgtgcgttcttcgtgtctatgtaagttctcaagttcaggtctgtctacgttgttTTGTTTCTATTCAAGTGTCCTTCGTATGTTTGTCTTTGTTTTAATAAATattcattatgtcatcatacaacgctgcgttttggtccgacccttactccttctcctcatccgaggaggaattagacagccgttacaacatTAAAAGTGTGACTGCAGAAGCAAGTTACACTAATAAGAATATGACAGAAATCTAGAGTGATGTTCCTGTCAGCAAGCACATTACTTATACTTCCAGAACATTGATGTTCTACTATATAAAAGTAATGTAAATGTTACTTGATGATGAATGTGAAGAGTGATGACAGTTACAGATCATTACCTGCAGGAGTGCCATATACTTCCACCTCACACAGAGTGAGAATCTTGTTCTGTCCAGGGATGACCACAACAGCATAGCGACCCTCCATCTCATTACACTGGAAGGTGTTGGTCTCTCCTGCTGGGATGTGGGAGATGACAACACATCTGAaatggaaagggggagagagagagagagaggagaaggagagagagaaagagaaaaagagagatagagggggcatGAGGACTCTCTACAATGTACCATGGAGAATACAGTCATTGTGTTAAATATATAGCCACAGAATAGCTACAGAAGTATGGATGAAGACCAATGTATCCAAACACCTTCAAGACAGGACATAAAAATGTACAGATGTGTCATGCCCTGACTATGgaaagctgtttattctctatgttggttggggcgtgatagtgaccagggtgggtcatctaggtgaattGTATTTCTaaggtggcctgatatggttccaatcagaggcagctgtttatcgttgtctctgattggggatcatatttaggtagccatttccccattgtgtttgtgggatcttgtctacagttagttgcctgtgtgcacaccagtagcgtcacgtttcgtttgtgatttattgtttttgtttgagtttcgatttataaaaaatatgtggaactctacgcacgctgcgccttggtctactcattaagacgatcgtgacaagatGTCTATTTGTCACCTGGAGTTGTTGATGCCGGTGTTATACAGACACAGAACAGCTCCAGAAGCATGAAGACCATATCTAAACACCTACAAgagaataaataaatatgtaCAAATGTCTACAGTATGTTTCACCTGGGGTTGTTGATGCCGTTGTTCTCCAGTGAGTTACCGATGCGGATCTCAGCACCATCAAGTCTCTCAGGAGCAACATCTCCTCTGTTGGTGATGCTGACAGCTGTCACTCTGTACACATCCAGCAAGTCCACTCTCCACCAGGGGTTGGTGTTAAACTCAGTGCTGCTGCAGGATCCACCATAGTTATAGTTAGAGTTGCGGTTTCCATCGATGACATTGCTTGGACTATAGGCCCAAGTAAAACGGGAAGACTGAGCAGCCACTCCTCTCAATGCCACGTTGTCTGTTTgagtgacagagacagatataatACACAGgtttattcattagtgcacaccttAACCATACGTTTTGCAACTGACAACGTTTTACAGGTTAGTTCagattagtccctccctgtgttgGCCATTTTGttccgtttggttcctagtgaatacacctcaGATATATAGAAATaccccctgcacacacacacacacctgcaacaACTTTTATCAAATGTAAATAGTAACCGTTAATTGGGACGTTAACTGAACTAAATGTATTATTAGGCCTAGCTTCTGTCACAGTGGCCAATACTGATACTTAATTCATTGATTAGTtaatttggtttgtttgtttttgtctgtctgtctgctttattAAAAATGCATTTACCTATCTGCATGGTGACCCTCAAAAAGAGTAGGAAGATCCCTGTAAAACAACAATAATATTATGAATGAATAATATTATGAATTTGTCATAGTGAATAATATTGTGAATAGACTTCAATAACATTATATGACAAGTTGTGTAACGTGTTATAGGGTAATGCTGATCATTAGAGAGCTCTGACTTTTAGATggaagggttggggtcaattcaatttctgtaaattcaggaagtacactgaaattcaaaTGATCTTTTCAATTCTGATTGGTTCTTTGAAAGCTACAGGCCTTTTTGGAAATGCAACTCAAATCTTATTCCTGGCAATGTCATAAGAATCTCTTAGAGTTTAACAGGTTAATTGGAATGTGGTTTACTGTCTGATTTGACAGGAACTGAAATAGAATTGACCCTAACCCTTGTAGGTATTTAGTTCTCACCAGAGACAGGGACAGCTCTCCTACTCCACTCCATGGATCTGAGGTGTAGCAACATATTCATCAGTCAATATGAATTAATAACATTAAACATTTCCCCCTTTTAATTATCAGTTAATATGATCTATTTCTGGACATCAACACCTGCCATGTATAGGATGTGGATGTACTGTTCTTGTCCTTTTCAGCATTAGACATTGCCACACATACCACAACAACAATAACCATTTATTAATGTGATAATAACCAATTTCTTTACTTATATCATCATTCTTTTTATAGTATTAGCCAAGGTTTTGAACAATAAAACAGTATATTCAAACATAAGATTAACATACCTGTATTGACAAGGCTATCTTGTCCTTTGCTGaatccctcgctcctctcctctgtctcagtGTGCGTGATGGATTCTTCttactctcttttctctctctctgtctggcaaaCATGCAAACTTGGgacatgttcattagggcacacagcaacaacaacaaaaaattgcaactttttgcaatggaaaacaaaaatgtgGGTTTGTGATTGGATAAGATCAGGTAGTCCCTCACTCCCTGTTTCaatctgttttcttctgtttggtgccttaTGAACACAACCTTCTATTAGCCAAAGATGGGGAGGTTTAGGTGAGGTGTATTTGGTTAGCAGTGGTCCGTAGCCCACCACCCCATGTGTGTTtgcatttgtatgtgtgtgtgtgtgtatgtgtttgcatTATCTCCCCCAAggccaaaggagggagtgactggcgcacagacattgtggagacaagtaattggttctcCATTAATCACACCATCCATTCACATGGtttagaataggtaaagacacatggttgagaataggtaaagacacatggtTTAGAaaaggtaaagacacattcacatggtttagaataggtaaagacacatggtttagaataggtaaagacacattcacatggtttagaataggtaaagacacattcacatggtttagaataggtaaagacacattcacatggtttagaataggtaaagacacatggtttagaataggtaaagacacatggtttagaataggtaaagacacattcacatggtttagaataggtaaagacacattcacatggtttagaataggtaaagacacatggtttagaataggtaaagacacattcacatggtttagaataggtaaagacacattcacatggTTTAGAaaaggtaaagacacattcacatcgtttagaataggtaaagacacatggtttagaataggtaaagacacattcacatggtttagaataggtaaagacacattcacatggtttagaataggtaaagacacatggtttagaataggtaaagacacatggtTTAGAaaaggtaaagacacattcacatggTTTAGAaaaggtaaagacacattcacatggtttagaataggtaaagacacatggtttagaataggtaaagacacatggtttagaataggtaaagacacattcacatggTTTAGAAAAGGTAAAGACACATGGtttagaataggtaaagacacatggtttagaataggtaaagacacatggtttagaataggtaaagacacattcacatggtttagaataggtaaagacacatggtttagaataggtaaagacacattcacatggtttagaataggtaaagacacattcacatggtttagaataggtaaagacacatggtttagaataggtaaagacacatggtttagaataggtaaagacacatggtttagaataggtaaagacacatggtttagaataggtaaagacacattcacatggtttggaataggtaaagacacatggtttagaataggtaaagacacatggtttagaataggtaaagacacattcacatggtttagaataggtaa
The DNA window shown above is from Salvelinus alpinus chromosome 31, SLU_Salpinus.1, whole genome shotgun sequence and carries:
- the LOC139561676 gene encoding uncharacterized protein: MEWSRRAVPVSGIFLLFLRVTMQIDNVALRGVAAQSSRFTWAYSPSNVIDGNRNSNYNYGGSCSSTEFNTNPWWRVDLLDVYRVTAVSITNRGDVAPERLDGAEIRIGNSLENNGINNPRCVVISHIPAGETNTFQCNEMEGRYAVVVIPGQNKILTLCEVEVYGTPAVNVALKGVASQSSLNGYGNAHNAVDGNRESNYPLGSCTHTTQETNPWWRVDLLDVYRVTAVSITNRGDEVPERLDDAEIRISNSLENNGINNPRCVVISHIPAGETNTFQCNEMEGRYVVVVIPGQNKILTLCEVEVFATVKPPATKSKRTVVRIKIQSDADLTDQVVSDQLLQQLHVEFLKQGVSDVQLRWRTQPDGQIFHREEEEEGGSTQTGVCGTEGV